In the genome of Lynx canadensis isolate LIC74 chromosome F1, mLynCan4.pri.v2, whole genome shotgun sequence, one region contains:
- the ADIPOR1 gene encoding adiponectin receptor protein 1 isoform X1 has product MSSHKGSVVAQGNGAPASNRETDTVELAELGPLLEEKGKRVIANPTKAEEEQACPVPQEEEEEVRVLTLPLQAHHAMEKMEEFVYKVWEGRWRVIPYDVLPDWLKDNDYLLHGHRPPMPSFRACFKSIFRIHTETGNIWTHLLGFVLFLFLGILTMLRPNMYFMAPLQEKVVFGMFFLGAVLCLSFSWLFHTVYCHSEKVSRTFSKLDYSGIALLIMGSFVPWLYYSFYCSPQPRLIYLSIVCVLGISAIIVAQWDRFATPKHRQTRAGVFLGLGLSGVVPTMHFTIAEGFVKATTVGQMGWFFLMAVMYITGAGLYAARIPERFFPGKFDIWFQSHQIFHVLVVAAAFVHFYGVSNLQEFRYGLEGGCTDDSLL; this is encoded by the exons ATGTCTTCTCACAAAGGATCTGTGGTGGCACAGGGCAATGGGGCTCCTGCCAGTAACAGGGAAACGGACACGGTGGAGCTGGCTGAACTGGGACCCCTGCTAGAAGAGAAGGGCAAACGGGTCATTGCCAACCCAACCAAA gCTGAAGAAGAACAAGCATGCCCAGTgccccaggaagaggaggaggaagtgcgGGTACTGACACTTCCCCTGCAAGCCCACCATGCCATGGAGAAGATGGAAGAGTTTGTGTATAAG GTCTGGGAGGGACGCTGGAGGGTCATCCCATATGACGTACTCCCCGACTGGCTGAAGGACAATGACTACCTGCTACATGGCCACAGACCGCCGATGCCCTCCTTCCGGGCTTGCTTCAAGAGCATTTTCCGCATCCATACAGAAACTGGCAACATCTGGACCCATCTGCTTG GTTTTGTGCTGTTTCTCTTTTTGGGAATCTTGACCATGCTCAGACCAAATATGTACTTCATGGCCCCTCTACAGGAGAAGGTGGTTTTTGGGATGTTCTTTTTGGGTGCAGTGCTCTGTCTCAGCTTCTCCTGGCTCTTTCACACCGTCTATTGTCATTCAGAGAAAGTCTCTCGGACTTTTTCCAA ACTGGATTATTCAGGGATTGCTCTACTGATTATGGGGAGCTTTGTCCCCTGGCTCTATTACTCCTTCTACTGCTCCCCACAGCCACGGCTCATCTACCTCTCCATCGTCTGTGTCCTGGGCATCTCTGCCATCATTGTGGCACAGTGGGACCGGTTTGCCACTCCTAAGCACCGGCAGACAAGAGCAG GGGTGTTCCTGGGACTTGGCTTGAGCGGTGTTGTGCCCACCATGCACTTTACTATTGCTGAGGGCTTTGTCAAGGCCACCACAGTGGGCCAGATGGGCTGGTTCTTCCTCATGGCTGTGATGTACATCACCGGAGCTGGCCTTTATGCTGCTCGAATTCCCGAGCGCTTCTTTCCTGGAAAATTTGACATATGG TTCCAGTCTCATCAGATTTTCCATGTCCTGGTGGTGGCAGCAGCCTTTGTCCACTTCTACGGGGTCTCCAACCTTCAAGAATTCCGTTACGGCCTGGAGGGGGGCTGTACTGATgactcccttctctga
- the ADIPOR1 gene encoding adiponectin receptor protein 1 isoform X2, translating into MSRFLGAEEEQACPVPQEEEEEVRVLTLPLQAHHAMEKMEEFVYKVWEGRWRVIPYDVLPDWLKDNDYLLHGHRPPMPSFRACFKSIFRIHTETGNIWTHLLGFVLFLFLGILTMLRPNMYFMAPLQEKVVFGMFFLGAVLCLSFSWLFHTVYCHSEKVSRTFSKLDYSGIALLIMGSFVPWLYYSFYCSPQPRLIYLSIVCVLGISAIIVAQWDRFATPKHRQTRAGVFLGLGLSGVVPTMHFTIAEGFVKATTVGQMGWFFLMAVMYITGAGLYAARIPERFFPGKFDIWFQSHQIFHVLVVAAAFVHFYGVSNLQEFRYGLEGGCTDDSLL; encoded by the exons ATGTCAAGGTTCCTTGGG gCTGAAGAAGAACAAGCATGCCCAGTgccccaggaagaggaggaggaagtgcgGGTACTGACACTTCCCCTGCAAGCCCACCATGCCATGGAGAAGATGGAAGAGTTTGTGTATAAG GTCTGGGAGGGACGCTGGAGGGTCATCCCATATGACGTACTCCCCGACTGGCTGAAGGACAATGACTACCTGCTACATGGCCACAGACCGCCGATGCCCTCCTTCCGGGCTTGCTTCAAGAGCATTTTCCGCATCCATACAGAAACTGGCAACATCTGGACCCATCTGCTTG GTTTTGTGCTGTTTCTCTTTTTGGGAATCTTGACCATGCTCAGACCAAATATGTACTTCATGGCCCCTCTACAGGAGAAGGTGGTTTTTGGGATGTTCTTTTTGGGTGCAGTGCTCTGTCTCAGCTTCTCCTGGCTCTTTCACACCGTCTATTGTCATTCAGAGAAAGTCTCTCGGACTTTTTCCAA ACTGGATTATTCAGGGATTGCTCTACTGATTATGGGGAGCTTTGTCCCCTGGCTCTATTACTCCTTCTACTGCTCCCCACAGCCACGGCTCATCTACCTCTCCATCGTCTGTGTCCTGGGCATCTCTGCCATCATTGTGGCACAGTGGGACCGGTTTGCCACTCCTAAGCACCGGCAGACAAGAGCAG GGGTGTTCCTGGGACTTGGCTTGAGCGGTGTTGTGCCCACCATGCACTTTACTATTGCTGAGGGCTTTGTCAAGGCCACCACAGTGGGCCAGATGGGCTGGTTCTTCCTCATGGCTGTGATGTACATCACCGGAGCTGGCCTTTATGCTGCTCGAATTCCCGAGCGCTTCTTTCCTGGAAAATTTGACATATGG TTCCAGTCTCATCAGATTTTCCATGTCCTGGTGGTGGCAGCAGCCTTTGTCCACTTCTACGGGGTCTCCAACCTTCAAGAATTCCGTTACGGCCTGGAGGGGGGCTGTACTGATgactcccttctctga